One Mesoplodon densirostris isolate mMesDen1 chromosome X, mMesDen1 primary haplotype, whole genome shotgun sequence genomic region harbors:
- the RBMX gene encoding RNA-binding motif protein, X chromosome, whose product MVEADRPGKLFIGGLNTETNEKALEAVFGKYGRIVEVLLMKDRETNKSRGFAFVTFESPADAKDAARDMNGKSLDGKAIKVEQATKPSFESGRRGPPPPPRSRGPPRGLRGGRGGSGGTRGPPSRGGHMDDGGYSMNFNMSSSRGPLPVKRGPPPRSGGPPPKRSAPSGPVRSSSGMGGRAPVSRGRDSYGGPPRREPLPSRRDVYLSPRDDGYSTKDSYSSRDYPSSRDTRDYAPPPRDYTYRDYGHSSSRDDYPSRGYSDRDGYGRDRDYSDHPSGGSYRDSYESYGNSRSAPPTRGPPPSYGGSSRYDDYSSSRDGYGGSRDSYSSSRSDLYSSGRDRVGRQERGLPPSMERGYPPPRDSYSSSSRGAPRGGGRGGSRSDRGGGRSRY is encoded by the exons ATGGTTGAAGCAGATCGCCCAGGAAAGCTCTTCATCGGTGGCCTCAAtacagaaacaaatgagaaagctCTTGAAGCAGTATTTGGCAAATATGGACGAATAGTGGAAG TTCTCTTGATGAAAGATCGTGAAACCAACAAATCTAGAGGATTTGCTTTTGTCACCTTTGAAAGCCCAGCAGATGCTAAGGATGCAGCTAGAGACATGAATGGAAAG TCCTTAGATGGAAAAGCCATCAAGGTAGAACAAGCCACTAAACCATCATTTGAAAGTGGTAGACGTGGACCACCTCCACCTCCAAGAAGCAGAGGCCCTCCAAGAGGCCTTAGAGGCggaagaggaggaagtggaggaacCAGGGGACCTCCCTCACGTGGAGGGCACATGG ATGATGGTGGTTATTCCATGAATTTTAACATGAGTTCTTCCAGGGGACCACTTCCAGTAAAAAGAGGACCACCGCCACGAAGTGGGGGTCCTCCTCCTAAAAGATCTGCCCCTTCAGGACCAGTTCGCAGCAGCAGTGGAATGGGAGGAAGAG CTCCTGTATCACGTGGAAGAGATAGTTACGGAGGTCCACCTCGAAGGGAACCCCTGCCCTCTCGTAGAGATGTTTATTTGTCCCCAAGAGATGATGGATATTCTACTAAAGACAG CTATTCAAGTAGAGATTACCCAAGTTCTCGTGATACAAGAGATTATGCACCACCACCAAGAGATTATACTTACCGTGATTATGGTCATTCCAGTTCACGTGATGACTATCCGTCAAGAGGCTATAG tGATAGAGATGGCTATGGTCGTGATCGTGACTATTCAGATCATCCAAGTGGAGGTTCCTACAGAGATTCATATGAGAGTTATG GTAACTCACGTAGTGCTCCACCTACACGAGGGCCCCCGCCATCTTATGGTGGAAGCAGTCGCTATGATGATTACAGCAGCTCACGTGACGGATATGGTGGAAGTCGAGACAGTTACTCAAGCAGCCGAAGTGATCTCTACTCAAGTGGTCGTGATCGGGTTGGCAGacaagaaagagggcttcccccTTCTATGGAAAGGGGGTACCCTCCTCCACGAGATTCCTACAGCAGTTCAAGCCGCGGAGCACCAAGAGGTGGTGGCCGTGGAGGAAGCCGATCTGATAGAGGGGGAGGcagaagcagatattaa